The DNA sequence CTGAGATCCAGTGCCAGAGGACAGCGTCgcagcctgggcctgggcatGGGCTCCAGCTCCATTGGATGGAAGTGCAAATCCAGCCCGCCCCTCCCAAGCCGGACAGCCCAAGAGGGCAGCCTCCCATCGGAGCCGCAGGCACGGAGGGGGAGACAGCCCGGCCGGCTGGCTCTGGGGTGAGGCCTTCACCCGGCTCATCCACGCGAAGGCGGAGGCAGAACTTAGGGTTCCATAAGTGACAAGCCTATCAGCGCAGGGGCTGGCTGACCCCCTGCCCTCGCCGAGCcgcagtttccacatctgtaaagtgggggtcgAAGCAGCAGTCGCACCTGCTGTAAAATTTCAGGAAATACAGGACGGACAGAGAGAGACGACAGCGGGGAGAGAGATGAAcgcagggcaggaggagagggagggaaagatgcGTGGGGAGAGGGAAGCCCAGAGCGGGGCAGCGCGTCGCCCAGACTCGCCAGCCCCCAGCCGGCGGCGGGCCGGCCGTCCTACCTGCCGGAGCCGGGCCCCCGCGCCAGCTCGGCGCCCAGGTGGCCGCAGAGCGCGGCGAGCAGCAGGCAGGTGAGGCCCAGCGCCAGGGCGAGCGCGGCGAGCGCGGCGGCCAGCGGCAGCAGCGCCCCGGCCGCGTCCTCGGGCAGCCCGGGGCCGGCGCCCAGCTCGGGGCCCAGCCCGTCGGCGCGCGGCCCCCGCAGCTCCGCGCGGCCCGCCTGCAGCTGGAACAGCAGCTGCGCGCCCAGCGCCGCCAGCACGGCCGCCGGGACGCCCAGCAGGACCATCGCGGCCAGCACCCGGCCGCCGTACGACCGGGCCATGCGGGCGTCCTGCGGGGCTGGGGGCAGTCGAGGAGTCAGAGGTTTGAGGGGGACAGGGGAGTTGGGGGGCGTCCGAGGGCCCCCGGGGGGCTCGaagggggcggggccggagggGTGTCTGAAAGTTGGGGGGCCGCAGGGGTCCCGGGGTGCCTGTCGCAGTGGGAACGAGGAAGCCGCCCGAACACTTGGGACAAAGTCTTCTCTCCTCTCCGCGGACCCTGCGGGCGCCCGCTCCGGGCCTCCGGGTCCTTGCGGGGCGGGGCGACGGGGGGGCGGGGCCCGATCCAAGGCGCCTGCCGGTCCCGAAACTCAGGAaagtgccccccgcccccacccgctGCCCTAAACACCTGTCttattgtttagaaaaaaaagaaactttaacgAATTTTTCAATAATTCACTCCGATATTTGGTGTCTATCTGCGGACCTTGCCATCGGCTGCGATTGCCCCTCCGCTGACCTCCTCTCAAGGCTCCGCAGACACGTCGCCTCCTCGGCCGGGCCCCCGTGGACCCGCGCCCCGACAGGCGCCTTGTCCTCCGCTGCTAGGCTTTGCTCTTCCCACAGCGCGTTTGTTGtggttgttatttatttatttttgttttaaaaattgaagtgaaatttacgtcataaaattaaccatttaaagtgAACGATTCAGTGACAAttattacattcacaatgttgtacaaccactACCCGTATTTAGGCCCAGAACTTTTCCATCCTCCCAAAAAGAGACCCCGTCCCCATGAGCAGTCCTCCCCGTGCCCTCCTCCGCCCCCACCGCCACCCATCTGCTTTGTGACTCCATGGATTCGTCTGTTTGGGGCATTTCAGGTAAATGGAACCAGACAATGTGTGGCctgttgtgtctggcttcttccactcagcatcACGTTTTTGAGGTTCCCCCACGGTGTAGCGTGAGTCAGGGCTGCGTCCCCGTTTGTGGCCGAGTAgcgtttatccagtcatctgttggtGGACTTTTGGGTCGTTTCCACCTTTGGGCTGCTGTGAACAGCGCTGCCATGCGCTTGTGTGTGCAATgatttgagtctctgctttcatttcttgtgGGTGTATGCCTAGGAGTGAAATGGCTGGGGCATATGGCCATTCTATATTTAACTTATCAGGGAACTGCCAGACCGTTTTCCACAGCGGccgcaccatttcacattccctcCAGCCATGCaccaaagtttatttatttatttatttatttgtttgttttttgaggaagattagccctgagctaactgctgccaatcctcccctttttgctgaagaagactggccctgagctaacatctgtgcccatcttcctctactttatatgtgggatgcctaccacagcatggcttgccaagcagtgccatgtccatgttccgaacccgcgaaccccaggccgccaaagcggaatgtgcgacttaaccgctgcgccaccaggccggccctgttaTTTGTTTTTGACTGGAGCCATCCTCCTGGCTGGGAAGTGCAACCTCACTGCAGCTCTGGTTTGCCTTGCCGTGGCGGCTGCTGGAGGTGAGCATCTTCCGCGTGCTGTGGGCCATCTGCGCATCTTCCCAGGGAACTGTCTGCTCACGCCCTTCGCCCGTGTTCAATGGGCTGTGACTCTCGCTTTCCTGCAGCACTGCGGTTTGCTGCCGTCTGAGGCCCCAGGGCCGCAGGATGTTGGCCTCGGTGCCAACTGCTGTGTCCCCTTGGTGTCCGGGACACCACCCAGTGCCCAGCAGGCCCTCCGTAAACGTTTGCTGCACACGTGGATGAATGAATCGCCTCACACTCCTGCTCTGGAATTCTCACAAAGTGTGAGATATCAAATCTGAAAATGATTTCAAAGGGAACACATTCCTGAGAGATCCAGAGTGTAAGAGTGACAGGCTGGTGTGGCCTCCTGCAAGCAGGGCCCTGTCCTTGTACATTCAGGCCTGAAAGACAGAGAGTCATCACCCTggacttcacagatgaggaaactgaggcacagagaggggccGGGAGTCCCTAGGACACACAGTACAGGCAGGGTGGAATTCAAACCAGCAACCCGGCTCCACCCACTGCTCTACACTACTCCACAGACACGTCGTAGAACCCACTGGTTTTGCCTTCCAGGTCTCTTTTCTGATCTTTGGAgtcattggtttttttttcacGTTTCAAATTTTTGGGGTCTTCTGGGGGGAGTTTGTGGGCCCTGAACCCTCACCTCAGTGCCTTATGAGTAAAATGGCCCTTGGAGAAAGGACGGGGTAACCTTTCAGCCCCAGATGCCCTCCTCCTttgctgtgtgcctttgggcaagtcccttaacctctctgggcttcctcatctgtaacaggagttagttcattcattcacttatttgctcattcattcacaaGGCTTCAGTCCAACACACCCAGCTTCTTTCATCATGACCAAAGCTGGAGTGAGTTTTCCACGTTTTATGGGTAAAGTCCAAATTGGGGTAGCAGGGGCTCAGCAACTCATTTGGGAACAGAGCCCCAGGTATGTCCTAGGTGTTGGGGACACACAGATGTCAGATacttgcatttattcattcaacaaacattgatggGGAGCTCACCCTGTGCCTGGCTCTGGGACCCATTGGTGACTAAGGCAGGCCCAGCTTGCCCTTCCTGACTCATGGCCTGACGGGGGAGGTGGAAACCCATCAAGTAAAGGGACAATTCCGTACAGTAGCCAAAGGTCATTACGGCACTATCTTAGATTTCACCACTATTTGTTGGGAcctgggcggggctgggggggcTCACAGATACCAAGACCTGGCCCTGCCCTTTGTGTGGGGGGGACTCTCTAGTTTGGGAGTGTCTGgcttcaatttaaaaagttaagccTGCAAGCGGGTGACACTCTGAGGGCGATCTTGTCTGCCTCGGCCAGGCGCCAAGCTGTCCCTTCCTCATGCAGCCCGCACAGGGCGCCGCGGCGTTGGGGAGGGCGTGACTCCTGTCTACCCGGGGAGGGCGAGACTCGGACAGGGCCAGAGACCTGTCCACTCACACAGGCGGGCAGGACAGGGGGCAGACTCCCCGCCTCACTGTCCAGGTGGGGAGGCTGGCCACTGCATGCTGGCAGGAATAGTAGTAAAGATATTGAGGGGTTACGTGTCCCGTCGTTTGCTTGGGAAGGACATTTTTAAACTTCTTCTAAAAGCTGCTGGAGAGCCGGCGACCTCGTATCAGATACACAGAATTTAAGAGCCGCTGTCACAGAGTCCATGGcactcatttcacagatgggccTAATTGAGGTTCACAAAGAGAAGGTTGTGCCTGGAACCAGGAGCAGGTGGCGTCACCCGCCAGAGCCTCAATTTCTCCACCTGACGATTGAGGGGAGGGCTTGTCCAGTCCTCGGGCCTCCACGGCCTCCCGGGCCCGGAGACTCCCCCCCTCCCAGCGCACCCTCCCCGCAGACCGGGCGCAGAAGGGGGGTCGCATCTCATTTGCACGCTTGGCCCCGCCCCGAGGCCGCGCCTCCCCACCCCGCCGCCAGGCGGCGCGCAGAGCGACCTCCAGCTCCGGCTTCCCGGCCGACCTGCCTGCAGGACCCGGCCTTACTGTCGTTTtccaggggaaagaaagaaggcttaGCCAGGGGAGGTGACTGTCCTACAGTCACGCAGCCGACAAGTGGCTCCAGAAAAACTGTTCGATTTCTACGTTCTGCTGTGTTTCCCGGGGATATTCTGGGCTCAGCAGGGAGAGGGGGGGCTCTCGGGCCTCGCTGGTGCTCCGGGCCCCAGCACATGCGGCAACAAATACTGAAACGCATCGTGTGTAAACTGGAAATCCGTCGTTAAAGAATCGTCGGAATTTTGCGTGTGAAATATGTGGGCAACTCATTTCATGCACGATGAGCTGAGCGTCCTCAGCACGATTCTTCGATTTTAGTCTGCATTTTCCCCTTGGAAACTATTtgaagacccccccccccccccccccccccccaggtcttcaaaatatttccagagaCCCTCGAAAAACTCTCCCTCACTTCAGCACCCCGCTCGGAAGGCTCACACCCTTGGCTGGAGGACCAGGGCAGACCCAGGACCCGCTCCCTCCTGGGGAGGTCTCCTATAGAGACCCCTGACCCCGTCCGCCCCGCCCTGGTCCCGCCCTCCACCTGCCGGGGGATCCGAACAGAGGCCCCCAGGTCCCGCCCTGCTTCTTCCTGGGATCTCCCCACAGCCGCCGCCCCCTCCTGGGGGTGGGCCTCAGAAAGACCCTCCCTACTCCCCACCGCTTGGCCTTTCCTCCCCGTCGGGAGAGCCCAGAACAGCGCCGCCGCCCCACCTGCCCCTGGTAGGGGGCTCAGAACACAGGCAGCCCGCTACCTCCTGCTCGGGCCGTGCGCTGGATACCCACCTTCTCCTGACCCGAACTCAGAACTGTCCCTtcccctcgccccgcccccgcccccgctccgTCCCCCTGCAAGGACCGTCCCAGATTCGCCGCCTCTGCCGTCCAGCTTTCCACCCTGCGGGGCTCGGAACAGCCCCCCGGCCCAGCCCACCACTGGGGGTTGTGTGTCTGAAGGTCATCATCGGCATGCCCTCCGTCCGTCCTCTCCACTCGGGGGTCAGAACggcccgccggccccgcccccgccctcctCCTGGGGGTTTCATCCCAGGACCCCAACTCCTGTCCCCCCAGCATCAGAACAGCCCTCCGGCCTCGTCCTCGGCCCCGCCGCCTGCCCCGCGGCCGCGTGCACCCCGCGCCGCCCGGGGCACGCGATACCTGCGGCGGCGCAGCGGCTCGGTGAGGCTCCGCGGCGCGGGCTCGTCCAGGTCCTCTGGCTGCAGGAAGCTGCGCTCCAGCACGTCGGCCGCCTCCCTCCAGTTGGCGAAGCAGGCGGGGCCCAGGCGCTCGATCTCGTCCGCCGCGTCGCGGGTGAGCACGTCCCCACTCGGCGTGAGCACCACGACCGCCGGCAGGCGCTCCACGGAGAACCGGCGCCCGAGCTCCCTGCGGGGCACGCGCGTCAGTGCGGCCGGACTTCCAGATCATCCGGGACCGAGCCCGAAGTCCCGAGCCGGGGAGCCCCACGTCCCCCCTCCCGGTACTGACCGAGCACCCCTGTGTGCACTGCCAGGTCCTGAGCGTTGGGGACGCCTGGGGACCAGGCCAGGCCTGGCCACACTGGCCTTGGTGCTGTGCCTCCAACACCCCAGCCacgctcccacctcagggcctttgcactggccgTGCCCTCTCCTGGAGCACTCTCCCCAGACGTCTGTGGGTTAAGACCCTGTATGCTGCAACACCTGACCTCAAATGGCAAcatctccctttccctctgcttgCAGCTCCTCTCAGCATCCAACACACCGCCTAGTTTATTTATGTCTCCTGTTTATCATTGTCTCCCACAATGGAATGGGCTTCACTAGGCACTGATTTCTGTCTCCGTTGGTGTCCCCAGTGCCTACAACAGTGCggggcacagagtaggtgctcagggaGCATATATGTGATGAACGGGTAAATACTAATAAATGCCATAAAGAAATGATAAGCTGGGAAAGGTCGCCAGTTTCAGGGAAGAACCCTGTGAGCTGCAGAGTGCGGTGGGAGCCAGCAATTGTCCAGACTCTGAGGACGCTGCATGGAGCATGAAGGTCTCTGGGACCAGAAACTTCCGTCTTGTCGTgtaacaaaatttaaagaaattggtAAAATGTCATGAAGTCTGCAACTCGCTTTCAAATGGTTGAGCACAAACTCCACCGGCACGTAGATAAAGCCAGTAcggcaaaatgttaataactgCCGTGGGTTCCACTGTGTGCTTCCTCCAACGTTTCggtatctttgaaatttttcataataaaaagttcgggtttaaaagaaataaagtcttaCTGCAGAAAAGAGGAAAGTTCTAAAATAGCCGCAAACTATAACACTGTTTATTGGGCAGCTCGAGGTAAAGCTTGAATCCAGCAAGCTCCCTCTCAGCTCCAGCaccctccatggctcccagcTACTCCAAGGATCACAGCCGCACTCCTCAAGGGGGCACTCGGGGCTGCTCCCCGTGGTGACTGCTGACTTCTCACACCTGGCATTACTTATAGTTTCCTGACTTGGCTGTTCTTTCTCTGACGGCCTCCGAGCCTTTGTCTGTGCTGTGCCCTCCGCCTGGAACCCTTCCGTTTCCTCCCTCTTCACCCTCCTATCCTCCTTGTCCTTGAGGTTGCTCTTTGAAGCCACACTGCGGTCTGTTGCTCTATATTTGCTGAGTCTTTGTTCCACGTCTGTCTGCCCCGCCAGGCGGTAAGATCTGTGGGGGCTGGGCACGTCCacccctctctgtgcccccagTTCCTGGTACATGGCTTGGCACACAGCGGGTGCTCTTCAGCTCCAGATGGAACAGATGCCTCAACAAGCAAATACATCACTTTCAGCAGAAAcagcctctcctccaggaagccctccatgacctcccctcccacctcacctCCGCAGGTCATCCTCGAAGGGCAGGAAGAGCCACTTCTTGGGCATGTCCCTGAGGAACAGGTCCTGCTGCTCCTCCGTGCGGTCCTGGGACACATACACCAGGGCCAGCTGGGCTGCCCGCAGCACATAGAACTCATCCGTGAGCCGCACGAAGAAGTCCCTGAGGACGGGTGCGAAGGCCTGGCACCGCGGGCACGTCCCGGCGCCGAAGAACAGCAGCACCAGCCGGTTCTCCAGCCGGCGGCTGAGCTCGGCCTCGGTGTCCAGCTCGTCCTGGTCGCTGTTGTTGCGAATCAGGACGCGCCCAGAGAACAGGGAGGCCATGGCGGCCCCGGCTGGGTACTGGGAACGGGGCGGAGGGACCTCGTGTGGCCCGGGTCTGCTGCTGGCTGCTGTCCCGGGATTAGCCCTCTTAGGAGGCCAGCTGCGACATCACTAATCTGCCTCAGCCGTGACCTGATTCTGTGCCGCCTCCGTGGGCAGGGCAGCTGCCGCACGAGGGGGCCGCCAGTGAGCGCACTGCAGCCAAACGCACAGGACTGCAAAGAAACCAGGCATGCCGACACACAGGCGCGACAGGCTTCCATCAAACTGTGATGCGAAACCGTACCTGCTTCTCCGTGAGTGCCTCCGGTAACCGCGGTGTACGGGGCTCCACCAGGCGCTGTGATTTGTAAGTCGAGATGAGGAGAAATGATATTTCGAGGTGTCTGCCTGCAATGACCAGGATGTGATATGAAATTACCTTTGATTTCCGCAGGTGACAAAGTCACAGGGCCGGCTGATACGTGCTTTGACAGGACATGAGAAAACACGCTAAATTTCAGGGAGAAgctaatgaaaataaacatgtatttttttccctccgCTTTCCTGAATTCTGTCCGGACAGCACGCCTTAAGAGGCCCTGGTGTGTAAGGTTGAAAATCACGACCACAGCATTTTGCAGACGCCTCCCAGCAAGAGTTGGGGGAAGCTCCCTGCTCCTTGAGTCCAGGCTGGCTCCAGGCTTGCTTTGACCCGCGGGGTGAGGTGGAGATTTGGAGGAGAAGCCTCGCCTCTGCCTCCGCTTGCACTCTCTTGCAACGCTGCCTGCGGACAGGTGAGGAGCCGATCTAGCCAGGGGTTGGCGAACCTTTGCTTTAAAGGACTGGGTAGTCAATATgtttggctttgtgggccatatggtctctgttatAAGTTCCAATTCTGCTGCTATCTTGCAAAAGCAGCTCTAGACAATATGCACATGAATTTATGCATCTGGTTCCGTAAAACTCTTATTTATGGACACTAACATTTCATAGAATTTTCGTGTGTCATGAAATGGtagtcttttgatttttttcaaccattcaaaaatgcaaaaaccattCTAAGCTCGTGGTGAGGCAGGCTTGGCCTGTCAGCTGTGGTTGGCAGAGCTCGGTTCTAGCCTATTGGATGAGAGCCCACATGGAGGAGAACTAGAGGCCCAGCCACCAGCCAGCGCCAGCCGCCACGCGTGTGCCGGCCCAGGCCAGCCACCAGCAGAGTGTGGCAGAGTGACTGAGCCAGGTGAGACCAGCAGAGGGACCGCCCAAGCAACCCATGGGATCCCGAGAAGCAGTCGGCCGTGTGGTATGAAGCCGCTCGGTTTGAGGGGACTTGTTATGCAGCCACATCTGAGCAGAACACCAGGTCTAGACGGTTTTTCTGAGCCCAGGAAAATGTGAGAGACTCTGACAGAATCTCAGTACTGgctttaaacaataaaaaaggaaaccacaaaaTCCTCATTCTCAAGAGTTTAATTCACATCGTCAGGGCTTTGTGAATGTGCCCATTACTGATAAGTCTGTTTCATTCCATTTAGAAACAATTTCCTGGTCAGATTTTCCTCATTCTGCCACAACCCAGGGAAGTCCCAGCATGTTGAAAATTCAGGAAGCTACTGAGAGCAAAGTGATCCTGTTGACTTGGAAAGcctcaaaacaagtttattttggaatagccaaaagaactgaaatgtaGGCTGTGCATGCTGTGGCAGACCACAggcaaatggagaaagaaaggaggggagctgcttttatagagaaaaaggggggtgggggaactgttctaaaggaaaatccattgggggaaagtgacagttcagggtggcaacagcttctcattggctgggctgcggcatttctcattggctcaGCTGAAgtgcttttcattggctgagctgcagcttTTCTCATTGTCTGAGCTGtcgtgtttctcattggctgggctgtggggtttctcattggctgggctgcagcgtttctcattggctgggctgcggcatttctcattggctgggctgtggcatttctcattggctgggctgtggcatttctcattggctgggctgtggcgtttctcattggctgggctgtggggtttctcattggctgggctgcagcgtttctcattggctgggctgtggcgtttctcattggctgggtgaccttacttggaaaaagggtctttgttgatgtaattaagttaaggatctcaagatgaggtcattctggattatctaggtaggtcctaaatccaatgacaagtgttcTTCtaagagacagacacacagaagacCGTGTGAAGGCAAAGGCAGAGATCGGAGTCCTGCGGTCGCAGCCATAGAGCCGCCAGAAGCTGGGAGTGGCAAGGAAGGCTCCTGCCCTACACCTTCGGGAGGGAGAGggctgctgacaccttgattttggatttccgGCCTTGAGAACTGTCAGAGAgcaaatttctattgttttaagccactgggtTTGTGGCTGTTTTGTGCCAGTCTCAGCCTATCAATAACCAATGTTGTGGTTGGATGACCCTTAGGGTTCTTATTATGATTCCAAGACATTCTTCAGCAATAATcatcaggaaactgagaaaacaaaggtttattactcacaggatCTGGAAATGACACGGCGCATGTGGGGCCACACAGAGAGGTCTCAGTAGAGAGAAAGAGTGCACAACCTGGGCTTCTGCTTTTATTGGGATGAGGAGGGGGCTAGGGTCTTGCGGGCTGACTCTTTATTtgggaatttaaaacataagtaaAACATAAGAGTGGAAATTTAaagtacagaaagagaaaaaaaaatcccagcagtccaaatggtcagttattgaaatcaaccaagatctcCAACACAAAGGATcttcggggggcggggggcggcctGGCTCTTCATCTTGTAGTGTGGCTGGCAGTGCGCTTGTCTGAGATGGCCGTCATTGGAGCCGAGGCCTCTTGGAAGTGCCTGCCTCCACAATCAAAGCTTAAGTTTGCACTTGCATTATGTGGGGGGTCAGAACTGGCCACCTCAAGATGTGtctttttggcatgaggattatttggggttggttatgttttaaaaagttgcagacgggagaagctctgaaaaccaagtagaagttaccctttgtaagaaacgtttacatttgtaagagaaatctccatctgcaaatgtgtctccctctctgtaccaggaagtgGGGGGACAGcttatttctagaaactcttgtcactgcagaaggcaaggacgtaaacctgcataataaccttactcttgtttactgtgcttttctggtaatcccccataactgactcccccaccccaaacatcctcctttatctttagctgaagatggtatttaagatgacaaCCTCAGGGGCTGCCCCCATGGCTCAGTGGTGGGGTTCggacgctccgctttggcggcccagggtttcgccagttcggatcctgggtgccgacatggcaccactcgtcgggccacgctgggacagcgtcccacatgccacaactagaaggacctgcaactaagatatacagtcatgtactggggggctttggggagaaaaaaggaaaataaaatctttaaaaaaaaagatgacaaccTCAGTCAttctggcaagttgctcagttttcctgggtcccCCCATgtacacgttataaagctttgtttgatttcctcctgttactctgtctcatgtcaatttaattcacagcccagccagaaggacctgaggctagaggaattctcttcctcccctgtaattacaaaacagaaaaaaactggccggacccatggccgagtggttaagttcgttatctccccttctgtggcccagggtttcaccagttcggatcctgggggtggagctagcactgctcttcaggccacgctgaggcagcgtcccacacagaagaactagaaagacccacaattaGAGTCTagagctatgtactgggggaatttggtgAGAAGAAAAAGACGCAAAGCAAAAAAcccaggaagactggcaacagatgttagctcagggccaatctgtaaaaaaaagaaagaaag is a window from the Equus quagga isolate Etosha38 chromosome 9, UCLA_HA_Equagga_1.0, whole genome shotgun sequence genome containing:
- the NXNL1 gene encoding nucleoredoxin-like protein 1 — translated: MASLFSGRVLIRNNSDQDELDTEAELSRRLENRLVLLFFGAGTCPRCQAFAPVLRDFFVRLTDEFYVLRAAQLALVYVSQDRTEEQQDLFLRDMPKKWLFLPFEDDLRRELGRRFSVERLPAVVVLTPSGDVLTRDAADEIERLGPACFANWREAADVLERSFLQPEDLDEPAPRSLTEPLRRRRYRVPRAARGARGRGAGGGAEDEAGGLF